GCCTGCCCGACGGCCGCCTCACCCTTGACACCGCCTTCACCCGCCTGACCGGGCGCAGTGCGGTGCTGCTGGCGGGAATGACCCCCACCACCGTGGATCCCGCCATCGTGGCGGCCGCCGCCAACGCCGGCTACTGGGCCGAGCTCGCCGGTGGGGGCCAGACCACTCCCGCCGTCCTGACCGAGAACCTTCAGGGCCTGGAGAAGGCCCTCGAGCCCGGGCGCACCGCGGCCTTCAACGCCATGTTCATGGACCGCTACCTGTGGAACCTGCACCTGGGGACCCAGCGCCTGCTGTCCAAGGCCCGCGCCGGGGGCGCCCCCATCGACGGCATCACCATCTCCGCCGGGATTCCCGAGCTCGAGGAGGCCACCGCCCTGCTCGAGCGCCTCCACGCCGAGGGCTTCCCCTACATCGCCTTCAAGCCCGGCACCGTGGACCAGATTCGTCAGGTCCTGGCCATCGCCCGCGCCGTGCCCGACAGCCCCGTCATCATCCAGATCGAAGACGGACACGCCGGTGGCCACCACTCGTGGGAGGACCTGGACACCATGCTCCTGGCCACCTACGACGCCATCCGCGCCGTGACCAACGTGGTGCTCGTCGTCGGCGGCGGCATCGGTACGCCCACCCGCGCCGCCGACTACCTCACCGGCCGCTGGGCCGAGGCCTACGGCACGGCTGCCGCCCCCGTCGACGGTGTCATGATCGGCACCGCCGCCATGACCTGCCTGGAGGCCAAGACCAACGACGACGTCAAGCAGCTCCTCGTCGACACCCCTGGAATCCCCGAGGACTCCGGGGTCGAGGGCGGCTGGGTCGCCTCCGGGGAGTCCATCGGTGGGATGACCTCCGGACTGTCCCACCTGCGCGCCGACCTCTACGAGATCGACAACTCCTCGGCCCGGGCCTCCCGCCTCATCCAGGAGCTAGCCGGTGACGAGGCCGCCATGGCCGCACGCCGCCAGGAGATGATCGACGCCCTGGCCAAGACCGCCAAGCCCTACTTCGGCGACGTGGAGGAGATGACCTACCTTCAGTGGGCCACCCGCTACGCCGAGCTGTGCGTCGCCCCCCACGAGGGGCGCAGCGCCACCCGCGCCGACTGGGCGGACGAGGGCTGGTACGACCGCTTCATCGACCTGCTGCACCGCATCGAGGCCCGCCTGAGCCGGGCCGACCACGGCGAGATCCCCACGCTCTTCGCCGACTACGACGCCGTCATCGACTCCGACGCCGCCCTGGCCGCACTGGCCGAGCACTACCCGTCGGCCGCCTCCACCCTGGTGGAGCCCGTCGACGCCGCCTGGTTCGTCGACCTGTGCCGCAAGCACCCCAAGCCCGTGCCCTTCGTGCCCGTGGTCGACGCCGACATCCTGCGCTGGTGGGGCACCGACTCCCTGTGGCAGTCCCAGGACCCGCGCTACACCGCTGACCAGGTGCGCATCATCCCCGGTCCGGTCGCCGTTGCCGGCATCACCACCATCAATGAGCCGGTCGGCGAGCTGCTGGGCCGCTTCGAGACCGCCGCCGTCGAGGCCCTCCAGGAGGCCGGCACGGGTGAGCAGGAGGCCGCCGGCCGCCTGGGCGCAGCCCCCGCCGTGGCCGACGGCGTCCTGGCAGCTCCCGTGGCCGACGCCAAGGAACTCGTCCAGGTGGCCCCCCACGTCCTGTGGAACGGCCACCTGACGGTCAACCCGGCCACCGTCCTGGACGACGACGCCTACAACGTCGTCGCCCGCCCGGACGTGGCCGAGGACGCCTACGACCTCGACATCCGCCTCGACACCCACTGGGACGGCACTCCCGGCGGAGATGAGATCCACGCCGTGCGCCGCCTCGTCGTGCCGCTGCGCCTGGCCCGCGCCTGGGACGGTGCCGCTCCACTGGTCGACCCCGAGCGCATCAGCGAGACGATGAACGACCTGCTGCGGGCCACCGCCGGCGTGGGGGCCGTGTCCATCACGGGAGACGACGTCGACCACCTGCCCGAGGTCCGCCCCGCGCAGGCCGGGGCCACGGACGTCCTGGGACGCCCCACCACCCAGCCCTTCGGCACCATCCACGGCTCCTTCACCCTGGCAAGCACCCTGGGCCACGACCACGCCTCGGTGACCGCCGACGCCCTGCCATCGGACCTGTCCGCCGCGCCCTTCGTGCCTGACGCCCTGCTCGGCCCCTGCTGGCCGGTGGTCTACGCCGCCCTGGGCAGCGTCGTCGAGGACGGCATGCCGCTCATCGAGGGCCTGCTCGGTGCCGTCCACCTGGACCACACCATCGACCTGCACCTCACCCTCCACCAGCTCCAGGAGGCCGCAGCCACGACCAGCCCCACGATCAACGTCACCGGCTGGGTCGCCGCACTGGAGGAGTCCAGCGCCGGCCGCGTCGTCGACGTGCGCCTGGAGCTGACCGACGCCACCGACGGCACCGTTGTGGCACTCATGCGTGAGCGCTTCGCCATCCGCGGCCGCGCCTCCGGCAACGCCGTGCCCAGCGCCCCCGAGCTCGCCGGCGGCACCGGACGCGAGACGGCCCCGGCCGCACGCCGCATCCTGCGCCGCACCACCGTCACAGCACCCGCGGACATGACCGCGTTCGCCCGGGTCACCGGTGACTTCAACCCGATCCACACCTCCTACAACGCCGCCCACGTGGCCGGCATGGAGGCCCCGCTCGTCCACGGCATGTGGCTGTCGGCCACTGCCCAGCAGGTGGCGGCCTCCACCGCGGCCGACGGCTCGCGCCACGTCCTAGCCGGCTGGACCTACGTCATGACCGGTCCGGTCGAGCTGAGCGACGACGTCGAGATCACCGTGGAGCGCACCGGACTGGTGGTCGGCGGCGGCTACGTCCTGGAGGTCGTCTGCCGCATCAACGGCGAGGTCGTCTCCCGCGGCACTGCCGTGACGACGCCCGAGCCCACCGCCTACGTCTACCCCGGCCAGGGCATCCAGGCCCCCGGCATGGGCCTGGACGAGATGAACTCCTCCAAGGCCGCCCGGGAGATCTGGGAGCGGGCCGATGCCCACACCCGTGCCGAGCTGGGCTTCTCCGTCATCAACCTGGTGCGCGACAACCCCACCGAGATGACCGCCCGCGGCGTCACCTACCGCCACCCCGAGGGCCTGCTCAACCTCACCCAGTTCACCCAGGTGGCTCTGGCCACCGTCGCCATGGCGACCACTGCGCGCCTGGCCGAGGCCGGTGCCCTGGTGGACAGCGCCGCCTTCGCCGGCCACTCCCTGGGCGAGTACACGGCGCTGAGCGCCTATGGGCGCGTCATGCCCGTGGAGACGACCATCTCGATCGTCTTCCAGCGTGGCTCCACCATGCACTCGCTGGTGCCCCGTGACGCCGATGGCGCCTCGAACTACCGCATGGGCGCGCTGCGCCCCAACCAGGCGGGCATCAAGGCCGACGAGGTCGAGGCCTACGTGCGCTCGATCTCCGAGGCCACCGGCGAGTTCCTCCAGATCGTCAACCACAACCTGGCCGGCGTGCAGTACGCCGTGGCCGGCACGATCAAGGGCCTGGACGCCCTGGCCGCGGACGCCCGTGCCAAGGCCAAGGCCCGCGGGGGCAAGAACCCCTTCATGTTCGTCCCCGGCATCGACGTGCCCTTCCACTCCGAGGTGCTGCGCCCCGGCGTGCCGGAGTTCCGTGGCCGCCTGCTTGAGCTCGTCCCTGAGGACCTGGATGTCGCGCGCCTGGTGGGCCACTACGTTCCCAACCTCGTGGCCCGGCCCTTCGCGCTGACCCAGGACTTCGCCCGTTCGATCCTTGAGGTCGTGCCCTCCGAGCCCGTTGAGGAGATCCTGGCCGACTGGGACTCCTGGGTGAAGCGCCCCACCGAGCTGGCCCGAGTCCTGCTCGTAGAGCTCCTGGCCTGGCAGTTCGCCTCTCCGGTGCGCTGGATCGAGACCCAGGAGGTCCTGCTGTCCTCCCCGAGCGAGGGCGGCCTGGGGATCGAGCACATCGTTGAGGTGGGCCTGGCCAATTCACCCACCCTGGCGAACCTGGCCACCAACACCCTGCGTCTGCCCCAGCACGCCGGGCGCCACGTCACCGTGCACAACGCTCGTCGCGACGAGGCCCGGGTGCTGGCCACCGACACCGACCCAGCCGTCGAGCTCACTGAGCCGGACTTCGACGTCCCGGCCGCCGAGGAGCCGGCTGCTGAGGCCCAGGCTCCCGCGCAGGCCGCTGCTGCCGAGCAGGCTCCCGCCCCCGCGGCCGAGGCCGCACCCGCTGGTCCGGCTCCAGCCGCAGCCGGACCGGTGGACGACCTGCCCTTCGGTGCGACCGACGCCCTGACGGTGCTCCTGGCCCACGCCTCGCGCATCCGCCCCGAGCAGATCGGCGCCACGGACACCACCGAGACGCTCACTAACGGAGTCTCCTCGCGCCGTAACCAGCTCCTCATGGACCTGGGCACCGAGCTCGAGCTCGCCTCCATCGACGGTGCCGCTGACGCCGACATGACGGCCCTGGCCGCCACGGTCGCCAAGGGCGCCCCCGGCTACAAGGCCTTCGGTCCGGTCCTCACCGAGGCCATCCGCGTGGGACTGGGCCGCCTCTTGGGCCCCTCCGGCGTGCGCGCCTCCCGTATCGCCGACCGCGTCACCGGCACCTGGGGACTGGGGCAGGGCTGGGTCTCTCACGTGACCGCCGCCCTGTTCCTGGGCACCCGGGAGGGCGCCTCGATGCGCGGCGAGGACCTGGCCTCCCTGGGCTCCTCGGCCCCGCTGACCAGTGCGAGCGCCGTGGACTCCCTCATCGACTCCGCCGTCCAGGCCGTCGCCGCCGACCACGGTGTGAGCGTCGCCAAGCCGAGTGCCGGCGGTGCCGGGGGCGCAGTGGTCGACTCCGCGGCCCTGGACGCCTTCGCCCAGAGCGTCACCGGCTCCGAGGGTGTCCTGGCCACCACGGCCCGCACCCTCCTGGACGCCCTGGGGCTGGCCGAGAAGGCCACTGTCCCGGCTGATGCCGATGACGAGGCCTCCCGTACCCGGGCCGCCATGGCCGCCCTGGACGCCGAGCTCGGCGCCGGATGGGTCAAGTCCGTCACCCCGGCCTTCGCCCCTGAGCGCGCCGTCCTCATCGATGACCGCTGGGCCACGGCCCGTGAGGACGTCGCCCGCCTTGGCTCCGGCGAGACCGACCTGGACGCCTCCCGCCGGCTTCTGGCCCCCGAGCGCTTCGTGGGTCTGGGACAGGCAGTGGCCGATCACGCCACCTGGTGGGCCAAGCAGGCCAAGGCCTCCGACCTGGCCGACGGCGCCGAGCGCACCGCCGTCCTGACTGCGATCGCCCAGGCCGCGCCGAAGACCCCGCAGGCCGGTGACGCCACAGTGCGCTGGTCCGAGGACGTCGCCGTCGTCACCGGTGTGGCCCCCGGGTCCATCGCCGCGGCCGTCGTCGGGGAGCTGCTGGCCGGTGGCGCCACCGTGGTGGCCACCAGCTCGCGCCTGACCCACGAGCGCCTCGAGTTCGCCACCACCCTGTACCGCGAGCACGCCGCGGCCGGCGCCAAGCTGTGGATGGTTCCCGCGAACCTGTCCTCCTACCGAGACGTCGACGCTCTGGCGGAGTGGATCGGCAACGACCAGGTGGTCACCTCCGGCGGCTCCACCAAGGTCGTCAAGGAGGCCCTGGTTCCCACCCTCCTGTTCCCCTTCGCCGCGCCGCGCGTCTCGGGCACGCTGGCCGACGCCGGCCCGGCGGCCGAGTCCCAGACCCGCCTGCTGCTGTGGTCGGTGGAGCGCACCATCGCCGCTCTGAGCGCCATCGGCACCGACACCCACGTCGACCACCGTCTGCACGTGGTCCTGCCCGGCTCCCCGAACCGGGGCACCTTCGGCGGTGACGGCGCCTACGGCGAGGTCAAGTCCGCCCTGGACGCGATCGTCAACCGCTGGTCCTCGGAGCGGGCCTGGGCCCAGCGCGTCACCCTGGCCCACCCGCGCATCGGCTGGGTCAAGGGCACCGGCCTCATGGGCGGTAACGACCCGCTCGTCGCCGCTGTCGAGGCAGCCGGGGTGCGCACCTGGACCACGGAGGAGATCGCCTCCGAACTCACCGGCCTGTGCACCACCGAGGTGCGCACCCAGGCGGCTCAGGCCCCGGTGAACGCCGACCTCACGGGGGGACTGGGTGACGACATCGACCTGGTGGCCCTGCGTGAGAACGCCGCCGCGCAAGCCGCTGCGCCCGCCGAGGAGACCGAGGCCCCAGCCGTCATCAAGGCCCTGCCCACCCCGGTGGTGCCGACCCAGCCCACCGCCCCCCAGTGGGGCGAGGTGAGCGCCGACCTGGATGACCTCGTGGTCATCATCTCCACCGGAGAGGTCTCCACCTGGGGATCGGGCCGTACGCGCCGCGAGGCCGAGCTGGGAATGAGCGGCGGGGAGGACGTCGACCTGACCGCCGCCGGCGTCCTCGAGCTCGCCTGGGGCATGGGTCTGCTCACCTGGCAGGACAGCCCCAAGGCCGGCTGGTACGACACCGACGGAGAGATGGTCGAGGAGTCCGACATCCTGGAGCGCTACCGCGACGAGGTCGTGGCCCGCTGCGGTATCCGCGAGTTCGTCGACGACGGTGTCATCGCGCCGATCGCCGACGAGGAGGTCACCGTCTACCTCGACCGCGACATCACCCTGTCGGTTCCTGACGAGGCCACGGCCCGCACCATCGAGGCCTCCGACCCCGAGCACACGCTCGTGGTTCCCGACGCCGAGACCGGCGAGTGGACTGTCACCCGACTGGCCGGCTCACTGGCCCGGGTGCCGCGACGCGCCGCGCTGTCGCGCACGGTCGGCGGCCAGTTCCCGCGCGACTTCGACCCGGAGCGCTGGGGCATCCCCGCCTCGATGACCCAGGGCATGGACCCGATCGCCTCCTGGAACCTGGTCACCGCCGTCGACGCCTTCCTGTCGGCCGGCTTCACCCCGGCCGAGCTCCTCAAGGCCGTCCACCCCTCCGATGTGGCCTCCACGCAGGGCACCGGGTTCGGTGGCATGGAGTCGATGCGCAAGATGTTCGTCGGCCGGTTCCTGGGGGAGGAGCGTCCCAGCGACATCCTCCAGGAGGCCCTGCCCAACGTCGTGGCCGCCCACGTCATGCAGTCCTACATCGGCGGCTACGGCGCCATGGTCCAGCCGGTGAGCGCCTGCGCCACCGCAGCCGTCTCCATTGAGGAGGGCTGGGACAAGATCGCCCTGGGCAAGGCCGACGTCGTCGTGGCCGGCGCCATCGACGACATCTCGATCGAGTCGGTCGTCGGCTTCGGCAATATGAACGCCACCGCGGAGGCCGCGGCCATGCGCGCCAAGGGCATCTCCGACCGCCACTTCTCACGCGCCAACGACCGCCGTCGCGGCGGATTCGTGGAGGCCGAGGGCGGCGGCACGGTGATCCTGGCCCGTGGCTCCGTGGCGGCCCGTATGGGGCTGCCGGTGTCCGGTGTGGTCGGTTTCGTCTCCTCCTACGCCGACGGTGCCCACACCTCGATCCCGGCACCCGGCCTGGGCGCCCTGGGCGCCGGCCGCGGCGGGCGCAGCTCGCGCCTGGCCAAGGCCCTGGCGGCCCTGGGCGTGGAGGCCGACGACATCGCACTGGTCTCCAAGCACGACACCTCCACCGGTGCCAACGACCCCAACGAGTCCGAGCTGCACACGCGTCTGGCGCGCGCCCTGGGACGCTCCGAGGGCAACTCGCTGGTGGCGGTCTCGCAGAAGACCATCACCGGTCACGCCAAGGGCGGTGCCGCCGTCTTCCAGGTCGCGGGCCTGACCGAGATCCTCGCCTCCGGTGTGGCTCCCGGTAACGCCTCCCTGGACGTTGTGGACGCCCCCCTGGCCAAGGACGCCTTCTGGGTGTGGCCGCGCAGGCCCATCCGTCTGGCCGGTCGTGGTGGCCAGGACGGGCGCGTCCCGGGCGCCGGCCCGGTGCGAGCCGGTCTGCTGACCTCGCTGGGCTTCGGACACGTCTCCGGCCTCATCGCGATCGTCCACCCCGGTGCCTTCGAGGCCGCCCTGCGGCAGGCCGAGGGCCAGGAGGCGGTTGACGCCTGGCTGGCCTCAGCCAATGCCCGCCTGGCCGCCGGCACTAGGCGCCGCCGCGCAGGCATGATCGGTCGGGCCCCGCTGTTCGAGCAGGTTCAGGGCCGTCGTCTGGGGGAGGAGTCCAAGCAGCGCGACCCGCATGAGGTCGAGGCCGCCATGCTGCTCGACCCTGAGGCCCGTCTGGGCTCCGACGGCGTCTACCACGCGGGGGAGTAACCACCTCATCTCAGCGCTCACAGGACCGGTTTCACGGCTAATGGGTTCCATTTCCGTGGAACCGGTCCTGTCTGTGCTCGCACAGTCTTTCCAAAAGGAAATTCCTCGATGATTTGTAAGCTCTTCTTCATTGGGGCTCGGCGATGACAAAGCCGCGGCTTCCAGATGCTCCACAGCCTTCCCCCGGTTCTGCTGTTGTGTCAGTGGGTACGGACCTGGTGCACATTCCGGGTTTCTCCGCCCAGCTCGATCAGCCCGGCAGCGTCTTCGCACAACGCGCCTTCACGGCGCGCGAGCTCCGAGAGGCCCGAAGTCGTTCGCAGGAGAGGGGAACGACCCCGGCCCAGCACCTGGCAGCGCGATGGGCGGCCAAGGAGTCCTTCATCAAGGCCTGGAGCCAGGCACACGTTCTGTGTGCAAAATGTCGCGGAACGAGTACCTCTCCGGTTATCCTGGCCGAGGACGTCGACTGGCGTGAGATCGAGGTTGTCACCGATCGGTGGGGCCGGCCTTCTTTGCGCCTGAGCGGCACCGTTGCCCAAGCTGTTGAGCACAGCCTCGGAGAGGAGGTATCAACCCCAGGGTGTTGGCCGGTTTCCTTGAGCCATGACGGCGATTACGCCGCGGCCATCGTCCTTCACGTGCGTTGAGTCGTACCCACACAGAAGGAACGATGAAGAAACCTCGACCATGATCCAGTGAGCGGTCACTGCTGCCCGTCAAGTCATGTCACGTACGGATGTCCACATCATCCGAGGCGCTTGTCTGTCACTCATGGTCACGCCATCAGAAACATCAACGACGAGCCGCGATATACCGCGCACGCCGACCTGAATCGTTCAAGAGGCTCCAGAAGTCCTCTCTCCAACGGCGGTAGCGGTGTATCTCTTCTCTGACCGACGTGAGG
This region of Actinomyces oris genomic DNA includes:
- a CDS encoding holo-ACP synthase; protein product: MTKPRLPDAPQPSPGSAVVSVGTDLVHIPGFSAQLDQPGSVFAQRAFTARELREARSRSQERGTTPAQHLAARWAAKESFIKAWSQAHVLCAKCRGTSTSPVILAEDVDWREIEVVTDRWGRPSLRLSGTVAQAVEHSLGEEVSTPGCWPVSLSHDGDYAAAIVLHVR
- a CDS encoding type I polyketide synthase encodes the protein MHTNSQAPSPATTIAERLSGGEPYIITFGGQATPWRQTLADLVSLDHALAADVVAVDRAVAERLAPVSTDLLTVTPRGSRLLDDEAAPVSPQHRTTADGADVSVPGILVAQHAALASLPGAGIDPVAHAPVSAIGHSQGVLGVSLLQAVQAGERERVIEVHAIARLIGAAATRTTRRLDLGTVGESTPMLSVRGVTRSVLDAVLARVPGSERISVGVTNGRQAHILSGRPADLEAVVTALEAAAARSAKARKDRRRGGAVLAPVTEFLTTSVPFHTPLLAGAVDDVAAWAAACGLNEKLARDLATAVLIDPVDWPGLVTEALAAGSDAPVRTVLDLGPGNVLVRLTEGVVAGTGTTVVPAGTAKAIDDLDRTGAAPRPGVDRSRFAPRITRLPDGRLTLDTAFTRLTGRSAVLLAGMTPTTVDPAIVAAAANAGYWAELAGGGQTTPAVLTENLQGLEKALEPGRTAAFNAMFMDRYLWNLHLGTQRLLSKARAGGAPIDGITISAGIPELEEATALLERLHAEGFPYIAFKPGTVDQIRQVLAIARAVPDSPVIIQIEDGHAGGHHSWEDLDTMLLATYDAIRAVTNVVLVVGGGIGTPTRAADYLTGRWAEAYGTAAAPVDGVMIGTAAMTCLEAKTNDDVKQLLVDTPGIPEDSGVEGGWVASGESIGGMTSGLSHLRADLYEIDNSSARASRLIQELAGDEAAMAARRQEMIDALAKTAKPYFGDVEEMTYLQWATRYAELCVAPHEGRSATRADWADEGWYDRFIDLLHRIEARLSRADHGEIPTLFADYDAVIDSDAALAALAEHYPSAASTLVEPVDAAWFVDLCRKHPKPVPFVPVVDADILRWWGTDSLWQSQDPRYTADQVRIIPGPVAVAGITTINEPVGELLGRFETAAVEALQEAGTGEQEAAGRLGAAPAVADGVLAAPVADAKELVQVAPHVLWNGHLTVNPATVLDDDAYNVVARPDVAEDAYDLDIRLDTHWDGTPGGDEIHAVRRLVVPLRLARAWDGAAPLVDPERISETMNDLLRATAGVGAVSITGDDVDHLPEVRPAQAGATDVLGRPTTQPFGTIHGSFTLASTLGHDHASVTADALPSDLSAAPFVPDALLGPCWPVVYAALGSVVEDGMPLIEGLLGAVHLDHTIDLHLTLHQLQEAAATTSPTINVTGWVAALEESSAGRVVDVRLELTDATDGTVVALMRERFAIRGRASGNAVPSAPELAGGTGRETAPAARRILRRTTVTAPADMTAFARVTGDFNPIHTSYNAAHVAGMEAPLVHGMWLSATAQQVAASTAADGSRHVLAGWTYVMTGPVELSDDVEITVERTGLVVGGGYVLEVVCRINGEVVSRGTAVTTPEPTAYVYPGQGIQAPGMGLDEMNSSKAAREIWERADAHTRAELGFSVINLVRDNPTEMTARGVTYRHPEGLLNLTQFTQVALATVAMATTARLAEAGALVDSAAFAGHSLGEYTALSAYGRVMPVETTISIVFQRGSTMHSLVPRDADGASNYRMGALRPNQAGIKADEVEAYVRSISEATGEFLQIVNHNLAGVQYAVAGTIKGLDALAADARAKAKARGGKNPFMFVPGIDVPFHSEVLRPGVPEFRGRLLELVPEDLDVARLVGHYVPNLVARPFALTQDFARSILEVVPSEPVEEILADWDSWVKRPTELARVLLVELLAWQFASPVRWIETQEVLLSSPSEGGLGIEHIVEVGLANSPTLANLATNTLRLPQHAGRHVTVHNARRDEARVLATDTDPAVELTEPDFDVPAAEEPAAEAQAPAQAAAAEQAPAPAAEAAPAGPAPAAAGPVDDLPFGATDALTVLLAHASRIRPEQIGATDTTETLTNGVSSRRNQLLMDLGTELELASIDGAADADMTALAATVAKGAPGYKAFGPVLTEAIRVGLGRLLGPSGVRASRIADRVTGTWGLGQGWVSHVTAALFLGTREGASMRGEDLASLGSSAPLTSASAVDSLIDSAVQAVAADHGVSVAKPSAGGAGGAVVDSAALDAFAQSVTGSEGVLATTARTLLDALGLAEKATVPADADDEASRTRAAMAALDAELGAGWVKSVTPAFAPERAVLIDDRWATAREDVARLGSGETDLDASRRLLAPERFVGLGQAVADHATWWAKQAKASDLADGAERTAVLTAIAQAAPKTPQAGDATVRWSEDVAVVTGVAPGSIAAAVVGELLAGGATVVATSSRLTHERLEFATTLYREHAAAGAKLWMVPANLSSYRDVDALAEWIGNDQVVTSGGSTKVVKEALVPTLLFPFAAPRVSGTLADAGPAAESQTRLLLWSVERTIAALSAIGTDTHVDHRLHVVLPGSPNRGTFGGDGAYGEVKSALDAIVNRWSSERAWAQRVTLAHPRIGWVKGTGLMGGNDPLVAAVEAAGVRTWTTEEIASELTGLCTTEVRTQAAQAPVNADLTGGLGDDIDLVALRENAAAQAAAPAEETEAPAVIKALPTPVVPTQPTAPQWGEVSADLDDLVVIISTGEVSTWGSGRTRREAELGMSGGEDVDLTAAGVLELAWGMGLLTWQDSPKAGWYDTDGEMVEESDILERYRDEVVARCGIREFVDDGVIAPIADEEVTVYLDRDITLSVPDEATARTIEASDPEHTLVVPDAETGEWTVTRLAGSLARVPRRAALSRTVGGQFPRDFDPERWGIPASMTQGMDPIASWNLVTAVDAFLSAGFTPAELLKAVHPSDVASTQGTGFGGMESMRKMFVGRFLGEERPSDILQEALPNVVAAHVMQSYIGGYGAMVQPVSACATAAVSIEEGWDKIALGKADVVVAGAIDDISIESVVGFGNMNATAEAAAMRAKGISDRHFSRANDRRRGGFVEAEGGGTVILARGSVAARMGLPVSGVVGFVSSYADGAHTSIPAPGLGALGAGRGGRSSRLAKALAALGVEADDIALVSKHDTSTGANDPNESELHTRLARALGRSEGNSLVAVSQKTITGHAKGGAAVFQVAGLTEILASGVAPGNASLDVVDAPLAKDAFWVWPRRPIRLAGRGGQDGRVPGAGPVRAGLLTSLGFGHVSGLIAIVHPGAFEAALRQAEGQEAVDAWLASANARLAAGTRRRRAGMIGRAPLFEQVQGRRLGEESKQRDPHEVEAAMLLDPEARLGSDGVYHAGE